Proteins from one Planctomyces sp. SH-PL62 genomic window:
- a CDS encoding aldo/keto reductase: MERRKVGGSELEVVPLALGGNVFGWTIDEAASFRVLDGFVAAGLNFIDTADVYSRWAPGNRGGESETILGKWFKASGKRDQVVLATKVGMDMGDGKVGLSKSYILRAAEDSLRRLQTDRIDLYQTHKDQDPETPQQETLEAYDQLIKEGKVRVIGASNFTAERLAEALKIAADTGLPRYQCLQPHYNLVERADFEAELGPFCLKENIGVIPYYSLASGFLTGKYRREDDLSKSPARSTNVKKYLNDRGFRVLDALDQVASGLKAKPASVALAWLLARPGVTAPIAGANSVEQLDDLVQALSIKLDAEAMKLLDDASA; this comes from the coding sequence ATGGAAAGGCGCAAGGTCGGCGGCTCGGAGTTGGAAGTCGTCCCGCTCGCGCTGGGCGGGAACGTGTTCGGCTGGACGATCGACGAGGCGGCCTCCTTCCGGGTGCTCGACGGCTTCGTCGCCGCCGGGTTGAACTTCATCGACACGGCCGACGTCTACTCGCGATGGGCCCCCGGCAATCGGGGGGGCGAGTCCGAGACGATCCTGGGCAAGTGGTTCAAGGCGAGCGGCAAGCGAGACCAGGTCGTCCTGGCGACCAAGGTCGGCATGGACATGGGCGACGGCAAGGTCGGCCTGAGCAAGTCCTACATCCTCCGCGCCGCGGAAGACTCGCTCAGGCGGCTCCAGACCGACCGCATCGACCTCTACCAGACCCACAAGGACCAGGACCCCGAGACGCCCCAGCAGGAGACGCTGGAAGCGTACGACCAGCTCATCAAGGAGGGCAAGGTCCGTGTGATCGGAGCCTCGAACTTCACCGCCGAGAGGCTGGCCGAGGCCCTCAAAATCGCCGCCGATACCGGCCTCCCGCGCTACCAGTGCCTCCAACCGCACTACAACCTGGTGGAGCGGGCGGACTTCGAGGCCGAGCTGGGTCCCTTCTGCCTCAAGGAGAACATCGGCGTCATCCCGTATTACTCGCTGGCAAGCGGCTTCCTCACCGGCAAGTATCGCCGCGAGGACGACCTGTCGAAGAGCCCCGCGCGGAGCACCAACGTCAAGAAATACCTCAACGATCGCGGCTTCCGCGTCCTCGACGCGCTCGACCAGGTGGCGTCCGGCCTGAAGGCCAAGCCCGCGAGCGTCGCCCTGGCCTGGCTGCTCGCCCGCCCCGGCGTGACCGCCCCGATCGCCGGCGCCAACAGCGTCGAACAGCTCGACGATCTCGTCCAGGCCCTCTCGATCAAGCTCGACGCCGAGGCGATGAAGCTCCTCGACGACGCCAGCGCCTGA